The DNA region TTATATATACATGATTTTATAAAAATATTGATTGCCTGTGTTTTAGGTGGAATAATAGGCTATCAAAGGCAGAAAAAAGGTATGTCTATGGGTATGAGGACACATATTATTGTTTGTGTCAGTTCCACTTTAGTACAAATAATATCCATAGATTATAATGTCTTAAATAAAAGTAACGCAGATGTAATGAGACTTGGAGCACAGGTTATATCTGGAATTGGATTTTTGGGAATGGCAAGTATAATTAAAGAAGGCGGGAATGTTGTAGGATTGACAACAGCAGCAAGTGTATGGTTTATTGCATGTGTTGGTTTGGCTGCTGGAAGTGGCCTTTATGTTCCAGCAGCAATTGCTACAGTAATTGTTTATTTTATTCTTAGAGATGTATTTAAAATAGATAAGAGAATAAAAAAGATTAAAGGAGATGATAATAGCTATGAATTAGAAATTGTGTTAAATGGTGTTATTGCTGATAGTAATAAAATAAATGTAATTTTTAATACTATAACTAAAGAAAAATTTAAAATTTCTTCAATAAATGTAAACACAGAAGATAGGAGTAATATAACAATCTATATGAATGTAACTTTGCCCCCAAATAAAGACGCTAATGATATATTGAATAAATTGCTTAAATATGAATATGTTAAAAAGATTTGTATAATGTAAATTAGAAAATATGCATAGAAACTTATTTATTATATAGTATAAAATCTATTTTCATATTTGCAAGAATATGATAGAATTAGTTTGCATTTTTGAAGGAATATGATATAATTAACTGAAATATAAGTTGATTATATCATATCAAAGTATGGGTTCATTATATGAATTTTATAGTAGAGTTTTTTATATTAATAAATATTACTCTTAGGGATGGTAGTTTTTGTTAATAAAATGTCAATCTTTACAAAATCGTATAGATGAGCCAAAATATTTAATCCTAATGTAAAGGATTAAAATGAAGGATTAATTAGTATAAAATGATATACAGGAGGATTACGATGAATAAGAATTTCAAAAATATGATAATTATTTTTCTTGGTTTCTTTTTTTTATCCCTATTTTCTAATACATTGTCACCATTTATAACTACAATAAAAAACACTTATGGGGTATCAAATGATCTTATTGCAATACTGCCGCCGGTGGTTTATTGTGCTTCTTTTATAATGAGTATAGTTAGTGCTAGATTACAATCTTTAATTAGTCTTAAAAGAGGATTGCAGATAGGGTTTTTATTCGCAATTATCGCCAGTGTTGTAATTTTAGTTTCAAAATCCTTTTATATACTTTTGATTGGATATTTTATATCAGGTTTAGCCGTTGGTATGGGAGTTTTATTTTTGACTACAATGCTTTCACTACTTCCAGTGCAATATCAAAAATTTAGTTTTTTCAATGCATGTTTTGGATTAGGTGGAATTTTAATCTTACCAATAGATAGACTTATATTAAGCAATAATATAAATTTTAATTATACGTATATTATTCATATAATTACTATAGCTATATTTATTATTATTTCGTCAAAAATTGAAATTTATAACTCTTGTGAAAGAGGAGCTGAATGTAATAATACTTTTTCAATACTAAAAAATCCATTGGTTTTACTATTATCTATTGCAATATTCTTTTATGTAGGAGCTGAAATATCAACAACAA from Clostridium pasteurianum BC1 includes:
- a CDS encoding MFS transporter → MNKNFKNMIIIFLGFFFLSLFSNTLSPFITTIKNTYGVSNDLIAILPPVVYCASFIMSIVSARLQSLISLKRGLQIGFLFAIIASVVILVSKSFYILLIGYFISGLAVGMGVLFLTTMLSLLPVQYQKFSFFNACFGLGGILILPIDRLILSNNINFNYTYIIHIITIAIFIIISSKIEIYNSCERGAECNNTFSILKNPLVLLLSIAIFFYVGAEISTTNWTGTFLENYYGITKADVPAILSSFWILFTLGRVVGDKFLEKVGQLKFLSISPIMAIIGIFIILSGNTKIQALIGIAVIGLSISLIYPAIQGYVIQHVENEYVPAASAVITIFNNLGATFLTYIIGFAGGIKASYVFIIQIFFYAYILIISMHYLVSMTKRQLN
- a CDS encoding MgtC/SapB family protein, with translation MLYIHDFIKILIACVLGGIIGYQRQKKGMSMGMRTHIIVCVSSTLVQIISIDYNVLNKSNADVMRLGAQVISGIGFLGMASIIKEGGNVVGLTTAASVWFIACVGLAAGSGLYVPAAIATVIVYFILRDVFKIDKRIKKIKGDDNSYELEIVLNGVIADSNKINVIFNTITKEKFKISSINVNTEDRSNITIYMNVTLPPNKDANDILNKLLKYEYVKKICIM